The Zalophus californianus isolate mZalCal1 chromosome 8, mZalCal1.pri.v2, whole genome shotgun sequence genome has a segment encoding these proteins:
- the PABPC1L gene encoding polyadenylate-binding protein 1-like isoform X2, whose protein sequence is MNASGPGYPLASLYVGDLHPDVTEAMLYEKFSPAGAILSIRVCRDVATRRSLGYAYVNFQQPADAERALDTMNFEVIKGQAVRIMWSQRDPGLRRSGVGNIFIKNLEDSIDNKALYDTFSTFGNILSCKVVCDDHGSRGFGFVHFETHEAAQQAIATMNGMLLNDRKVFVGHFKSRREREAELGARAMEFTNIYVKNLHVDVDEQGLQDLFSQFGKMLSVKVMRDDSGHSRGFGFVNFEKHEEAQKAVLDMNGKEVSGRLLYVGRAQKRVERQNELKRRFEQMKQDRLTRYQGVNLYVKNLDDCIDDEKLRKEFSPYGVITSAKVMTEGGHSKGFGFVCFSSPEEATKAVTEMNGRIVGTKPLYVALAQRKEERKAILTNQYMQRLSTVRALGGPLLGSFQQPTGYFLPAVPQPPAQAAYYASGPTMQPAPRWTAQPPRPSSTYPPAASVVRPPAMLRRPPAQVSSVRQASTQVPPLVPHTQRVANIGTQTTGASGVGYSTPSGPLLTHKYSSATLNPGVQEPAVRILGQEPLTASMLAAAPLHEQKQMIGERLYPLIYDTHTQLAGKITGMLLEIDNSELLLMLESPESLNAKVEEALAVLQAHQATELRTVNVL, encoded by the exons ATGAACGCCAGCGGCCCGGGCTACCCGCTCGCCTCGCTCTACGTGGGCGACCTGCACCCCGACGTGACCGAGGCCATGCTGTACGAGAAGTTCTCGCCCGCCGGCGCCATCCTGTCCATTCGCGTGTGCCGCGACGTGGCCACCCGCCGCTCGCTGGGCTACGCCTACGTCAACTTCCAGCAGCCCGCCGACG CGGAGCGGGCCCTGGACACAATGAACTTTGAAGTGATCAAAGGCCAGGCTGTCCGCATCATGTGGTCGCAGCGAGACCCAGGACTCCGCAGGTCAGGGGTGGGCAACATCTTCATCAAGAACCTGGAGGACTCCATTGACAACAAGGCCTTATATGACACCTTCTCCACCTTTGGGAACATCCTCTCTTGCAAG GTGGTGTGTGACGATCATGGCTCCCGAGGCTTCGGCTTCGTCCACTTTGAGACCCATGAGGCTGCGCAGCAGGCCATTGCCACCATGAACGGGATGCTGCTGAATGACCGCAAAGT CTTCGTCGGCCACTTCAAGTCCCGACGAGAGCgggaagcagagctgggagctCGGGCCATGGAGTTTACCAACATTTATGTGAAGAACCTCCATGTGGACGTGGACGAGCAGGGCCTGCAGGACCTCTTCTCCCAGTTTG GGAAGATGCTGAGTGTGAAGGTGATGAGGGACGACAGTGGCCACTCCCGAGGCTTCGGCTTTGTCAACTTTGAGAAGCATGAGGAAGCCCAGAAG GCTGTGCTGGACATGAATGGGAAGGAGGTGAGCGGGCGGCTGCTGTACGTGGGCCGGGCCCAGAAGCGTGTGGAACGGCAGAATGAGCTGAAGCGCAGGTTCGAGCAGATGAAGCAGGACCGGCTGACCCGTTACCAG GGCGTGAACCTGTACGTTAAGAACCTAGATGACTGCATTGATGatgagaagctgagaaaagagttCTCTCCCTATGGAGTGATTACCAGTGCTAAG GTGATGACAGAGGGTGGCCACAGCAAGGGGTTTGGCTTTGTGTGTTTTTCCTCTCCAGAAGAGGCGACCAAGGCCGTGACCGAGATGAACGGGCGCATCGTGGGCACCAAGCCACTGTACGTGGCACTGGCCCAGCGCAAAGAGGAGCGGAAGGCCATCCTGACCAACCAGTACATGCAGCGTCTGTCCACGGTGCGGGCACTGGGTGGCCCCCTCTTGGGCTCCTTCCAGCAGCCCACCGGCTACTTCCTGCCCGCCGTGCCCCAG cctccaGCCCAGGCTGCATACTATGCCTCCGGCCCCACCATGCAGCCTGCCCCCAGGTGGACGGCCCAGCCTCCGAGACCCTCCT CCACCTACCCTCCAGCTGCCTCAGTGGTCCGGCCACCAGCCATGTTGCGGCGCCCCCCGGCCCAGGTCAGCAGTGTCAGGCAGGCCTCTACCCAGGTGCCACCCCTGGTGCCCCACACCCAAAGAGTGG CCAACATTGGCACCCAGACCACAGGAGCCAGTGGGGTGGGATATTCTACACCAAGCGGGCCTCTCCTGACACACAAATATTCCTCAGCAACACTCAACCCTGGG GTACAGGAGCCCGCTGTGCGCATCCTGGGACAGGAGCCCCTGACGGCGTCCATGCTGGCCGCGGCGCCGCTGCACGAGCAAAAGCAGATGATTG GTGAGCGTCTGTACCCCCTTATCTACGATACCCACACCCAGCTGGCCGGCAAGATCACAGGCATGCTGCTGGAGATCGACAACTCGGAGCTGCTGCTCATGCTGGAGTCCCCAGAGTCCCTCAACGCCAAG GTGGAAGAGGCTTTGGCAGTGCTGCAGGCACACCAGGCCACAGAGCTGAGGACGGTGAATGTGCTCTGA
- the PABPC1L gene encoding polyadenylate-binding protein 1-like isoform X1, translating into MNASGPGYPLASLYVGDLHPDVTEAMLYEKFSPAGAILSIRVCRDVATRRSLGYAYVNFQQPADAERALDTMNFEVIKGQAVRIMWSQRDPGLRRSGVGNIFIKNLEDSIDNKALYDTFSTFGNILSCKVVCDDHGSRGFGFVHFETHEAAQQAIATMNGMLLNDRKVFVGHFKSRREREAELGARAMEFTNIYVKNLHVDVDEQGLQDLFSQFGKMLSVKVMRDDSGHSRGFGFVNFEKHEEAQKAVLDMNGKEVSGRLLYVGRAQKRVERQNELKRRFEQMKQDRLTRYQGVNLYVKNLDDCIDDEKLRKEFSPYGVITSAKVMTEGGHSKGFGFVCFSSPEEATKAVTEMNGRIVGTKPLYVALAQRKEERKAILTNQYMQRLSTVRALGGPLLGSFQQPTGYFLPAVPQPPAQAAYYASGPTMQPAPRWTAQPPRPSSTYPPAASVVRPPAMLRRPPAQVSSVRQASTQVPPLVPHTQRVANIGTQTTGASGVGYSTPSGPLLTHKYSSATLNPGVQEPAVRILGQEPLTASMLAAAPLHEQKQMIGEWLQPEAGAEGGPAWWGETSSGGQTCGRGPALLRTNLLDDLAGVASALSASLSQNTGQTRWSRSFFSSAVPGTRQAGESPAVGRSGARS; encoded by the exons ATGAACGCCAGCGGCCCGGGCTACCCGCTCGCCTCGCTCTACGTGGGCGACCTGCACCCCGACGTGACCGAGGCCATGCTGTACGAGAAGTTCTCGCCCGCCGGCGCCATCCTGTCCATTCGCGTGTGCCGCGACGTGGCCACCCGCCGCTCGCTGGGCTACGCCTACGTCAACTTCCAGCAGCCCGCCGACG CGGAGCGGGCCCTGGACACAATGAACTTTGAAGTGATCAAAGGCCAGGCTGTCCGCATCATGTGGTCGCAGCGAGACCCAGGACTCCGCAGGTCAGGGGTGGGCAACATCTTCATCAAGAACCTGGAGGACTCCATTGACAACAAGGCCTTATATGACACCTTCTCCACCTTTGGGAACATCCTCTCTTGCAAG GTGGTGTGTGACGATCATGGCTCCCGAGGCTTCGGCTTCGTCCACTTTGAGACCCATGAGGCTGCGCAGCAGGCCATTGCCACCATGAACGGGATGCTGCTGAATGACCGCAAAGT CTTCGTCGGCCACTTCAAGTCCCGACGAGAGCgggaagcagagctgggagctCGGGCCATGGAGTTTACCAACATTTATGTGAAGAACCTCCATGTGGACGTGGACGAGCAGGGCCTGCAGGACCTCTTCTCCCAGTTTG GGAAGATGCTGAGTGTGAAGGTGATGAGGGACGACAGTGGCCACTCCCGAGGCTTCGGCTTTGTCAACTTTGAGAAGCATGAGGAAGCCCAGAAG GCTGTGCTGGACATGAATGGGAAGGAGGTGAGCGGGCGGCTGCTGTACGTGGGCCGGGCCCAGAAGCGTGTGGAACGGCAGAATGAGCTGAAGCGCAGGTTCGAGCAGATGAAGCAGGACCGGCTGACCCGTTACCAG GGCGTGAACCTGTACGTTAAGAACCTAGATGACTGCATTGATGatgagaagctgagaaaagagttCTCTCCCTATGGAGTGATTACCAGTGCTAAG GTGATGACAGAGGGTGGCCACAGCAAGGGGTTTGGCTTTGTGTGTTTTTCCTCTCCAGAAGAGGCGACCAAGGCCGTGACCGAGATGAACGGGCGCATCGTGGGCACCAAGCCACTGTACGTGGCACTGGCCCAGCGCAAAGAGGAGCGGAAGGCCATCCTGACCAACCAGTACATGCAGCGTCTGTCCACGGTGCGGGCACTGGGTGGCCCCCTCTTGGGCTCCTTCCAGCAGCCCACCGGCTACTTCCTGCCCGCCGTGCCCCAG cctccaGCCCAGGCTGCATACTATGCCTCCGGCCCCACCATGCAGCCTGCCCCCAGGTGGACGGCCCAGCCTCCGAGACCCTCCT CCACCTACCCTCCAGCTGCCTCAGTGGTCCGGCCACCAGCCATGTTGCGGCGCCCCCCGGCCCAGGTCAGCAGTGTCAGGCAGGCCTCTACCCAGGTGCCACCCCTGGTGCCCCACACCCAAAGAGTGG CCAACATTGGCACCCAGACCACAGGAGCCAGTGGGGTGGGATATTCTACACCAAGCGGGCCTCTCCTGACACACAAATATTCCTCAGCAACACTCAACCCTGGG GTACAGGAGCCCGCTGTGCGCATCCTGGGACAGGAGCCCCTGACGGCGTCCATGCTGGCCGCGGCGCCGCTGCACGAGCAAAAGCAGATGATTGGTGAGTGGCTGCAGCCGGAAGCGGGGGCTGAGGGGGGGCCAGCCTGGTGGGGGGAAACCTCGAGTGGAGGTCAGACGTGTGGACGGGGTCCAGCATTGCTGCGGACCAACCTGCTGGATGACCTTGCTGGGGTCGCCTCGGCTCTCtcggcctctctctctcaaaacactGGTCAGACCAGATGGTCCCGAAGTTTCTTCAGCTCTGCTGTTCCAGGCACCCGCCAGGCTGGAGAGAGCCCAGCTGTGGGCAGATCGGGGGCCAGGAGCTAG
- the PABPC1L gene encoding polyadenylate-binding protein 1-like isoform X3 produces the protein MNASGPGYPLASLYVGDLHPDVTEAMLYEKFSPAGAILSIRVCRDVATRRSLGYAYVNFQQPADAERALDTMNFEVIKGQAVRIMWSQRDPGLRRSGVGNIFIKNLEDSIDNKALYDTFSTFGNILSCKVVCDDHGSRGFGFVHFETHEAAQQAIATMNGMLLNDRKVFVGHFKSRREREAELGARAMEFTNIYVKNLHVDVDEQGLQDLFSQFGKMLSVKVMRDDSGHSRGFGFVNFEKHEEAQKAVLDMNGKEVSGRLLYVGRAQKRVERQNELKRRFEQMKQDRLTRYQGVNLYVKNLDDCIDDEKLRKEFSPYGVITSAKVMTEGGHSKGFGFVCFSSPEEATKAVTEMNGRIVGTKPLYVALAQRKEERKAILTNQYMQRLSTVRALGGPLLGSFQQPTGYFLPAVPQPPAQAAYYASGPTMQPAPRWTAQPPRPSSNIGTQTTGASGVGYSTPSGPLLTHKYSSATLNPGVQEPAVRILGQEPLTASMLAAAPLHEQKQMIGEWLQPEAGAEGGPAWWGETSSGGQTCGRGPALLRTNLLDDLAGVASALSASLSQNTGQTRWSRSFFSSAVPGTRQAGESPAVGRSGARS, from the exons ATGAACGCCAGCGGCCCGGGCTACCCGCTCGCCTCGCTCTACGTGGGCGACCTGCACCCCGACGTGACCGAGGCCATGCTGTACGAGAAGTTCTCGCCCGCCGGCGCCATCCTGTCCATTCGCGTGTGCCGCGACGTGGCCACCCGCCGCTCGCTGGGCTACGCCTACGTCAACTTCCAGCAGCCCGCCGACG CGGAGCGGGCCCTGGACACAATGAACTTTGAAGTGATCAAAGGCCAGGCTGTCCGCATCATGTGGTCGCAGCGAGACCCAGGACTCCGCAGGTCAGGGGTGGGCAACATCTTCATCAAGAACCTGGAGGACTCCATTGACAACAAGGCCTTATATGACACCTTCTCCACCTTTGGGAACATCCTCTCTTGCAAG GTGGTGTGTGACGATCATGGCTCCCGAGGCTTCGGCTTCGTCCACTTTGAGACCCATGAGGCTGCGCAGCAGGCCATTGCCACCATGAACGGGATGCTGCTGAATGACCGCAAAGT CTTCGTCGGCCACTTCAAGTCCCGACGAGAGCgggaagcagagctgggagctCGGGCCATGGAGTTTACCAACATTTATGTGAAGAACCTCCATGTGGACGTGGACGAGCAGGGCCTGCAGGACCTCTTCTCCCAGTTTG GGAAGATGCTGAGTGTGAAGGTGATGAGGGACGACAGTGGCCACTCCCGAGGCTTCGGCTTTGTCAACTTTGAGAAGCATGAGGAAGCCCAGAAG GCTGTGCTGGACATGAATGGGAAGGAGGTGAGCGGGCGGCTGCTGTACGTGGGCCGGGCCCAGAAGCGTGTGGAACGGCAGAATGAGCTGAAGCGCAGGTTCGAGCAGATGAAGCAGGACCGGCTGACCCGTTACCAG GGCGTGAACCTGTACGTTAAGAACCTAGATGACTGCATTGATGatgagaagctgagaaaagagttCTCTCCCTATGGAGTGATTACCAGTGCTAAG GTGATGACAGAGGGTGGCCACAGCAAGGGGTTTGGCTTTGTGTGTTTTTCCTCTCCAGAAGAGGCGACCAAGGCCGTGACCGAGATGAACGGGCGCATCGTGGGCACCAAGCCACTGTACGTGGCACTGGCCCAGCGCAAAGAGGAGCGGAAGGCCATCCTGACCAACCAGTACATGCAGCGTCTGTCCACGGTGCGGGCACTGGGTGGCCCCCTCTTGGGCTCCTTCCAGCAGCCCACCGGCTACTTCCTGCCCGCCGTGCCCCAG cctccaGCCCAGGCTGCATACTATGCCTCCGGCCCCACCATGCAGCCTGCCCCCAGGTGGACGGCCCAGCCTCCGAGACCCTCCT CCAACATTGGCACCCAGACCACAGGAGCCAGTGGGGTGGGATATTCTACACCAAGCGGGCCTCTCCTGACACACAAATATTCCTCAGCAACACTCAACCCTGGG GTACAGGAGCCCGCTGTGCGCATCCTGGGACAGGAGCCCCTGACGGCGTCCATGCTGGCCGCGGCGCCGCTGCACGAGCAAAAGCAGATGATTGGTGAGTGGCTGCAGCCGGAAGCGGGGGCTGAGGGGGGGCCAGCCTGGTGGGGGGAAACCTCGAGTGGAGGTCAGACGTGTGGACGGGGTCCAGCATTGCTGCGGACCAACCTGCTGGATGACCTTGCTGGGGTCGCCTCGGCTCTCtcggcctctctctctcaaaacactGGTCAGACCAGATGGTCCCGAAGTTTCTTCAGCTCTGCTGTTCCAGGCACCCGCCAGGCTGGAGAGAGCCCAGCTGTGGGCAGATCGGGGGCCAGGAGCTAG
- the PABPC1L gene encoding polyadenylate-binding protein 1-like isoform X4 — MNASGPGYPLASLYVGDLHPDVTEAMLYEKFSPAGAILSIRVCRDVATRRSLGYAYVNFQQPADAERALDTMNFEVIKGQAVRIMWSQRDPGLRRSGVGNIFIKNLEDSIDNKALYDTFSTFGNILSCKVVCDDHGSRGFGFVHFETHEAAQQAIATMNGMLLNDRKVFVGHFKSRREREAELGARAMEFTNIYVKNLHVDVDEQGLQDLFSQFGKMLSVKVMRDDSGHSRGFGFVNFEKHEEAQKAVLDMNGKEVSGRLLYVGRAQKRVERQNELKRRFEQMKQDRLTRYQGVNLYVKNLDDCIDDEKLRKEFSPYGVITSAKKRRPRP, encoded by the exons ATGAACGCCAGCGGCCCGGGCTACCCGCTCGCCTCGCTCTACGTGGGCGACCTGCACCCCGACGTGACCGAGGCCATGCTGTACGAGAAGTTCTCGCCCGCCGGCGCCATCCTGTCCATTCGCGTGTGCCGCGACGTGGCCACCCGCCGCTCGCTGGGCTACGCCTACGTCAACTTCCAGCAGCCCGCCGACG CGGAGCGGGCCCTGGACACAATGAACTTTGAAGTGATCAAAGGCCAGGCTGTCCGCATCATGTGGTCGCAGCGAGACCCAGGACTCCGCAGGTCAGGGGTGGGCAACATCTTCATCAAGAACCTGGAGGACTCCATTGACAACAAGGCCTTATATGACACCTTCTCCACCTTTGGGAACATCCTCTCTTGCAAG GTGGTGTGTGACGATCATGGCTCCCGAGGCTTCGGCTTCGTCCACTTTGAGACCCATGAGGCTGCGCAGCAGGCCATTGCCACCATGAACGGGATGCTGCTGAATGACCGCAAAGT CTTCGTCGGCCACTTCAAGTCCCGACGAGAGCgggaagcagagctgggagctCGGGCCATGGAGTTTACCAACATTTATGTGAAGAACCTCCATGTGGACGTGGACGAGCAGGGCCTGCAGGACCTCTTCTCCCAGTTTG GGAAGATGCTGAGTGTGAAGGTGATGAGGGACGACAGTGGCCACTCCCGAGGCTTCGGCTTTGTCAACTTTGAGAAGCATGAGGAAGCCCAGAAG GCTGTGCTGGACATGAATGGGAAGGAGGTGAGCGGGCGGCTGCTGTACGTGGGCCGGGCCCAGAAGCGTGTGGAACGGCAGAATGAGCTGAAGCGCAGGTTCGAGCAGATGAAGCAGGACCGGCTGACCCGTTACCAG GGCGTGAACCTGTACGTTAAGAACCTAGATGACTGCATTGATGatgagaagctgagaaaagagttCTCTCCCTATGGAGTGATTACCAGTGCTAAG AAGAGGCGACCAAGGCCGTGA
- the TOMM34 gene encoding mitochondrial import receptor subunit TOM34 — protein MGPKLADSVDELRAAGNQSFRNGQFAEATVLYSRALRTLQAQGGSNPEEESILFANRAACHLKDGNCRDCIKDCTAALALMPFSMKPLLRRASAYEALEKYPLAYVDYRTVLQIDDSVASALEGINRMTRALVDSLGPEWRLKLPSIPLVPVAAQKRWDSVPLEYHKEMAKRKFRETTTSKSRASSAGDVERARVLKEEGNELVKKGNHKKAIEKYSESLSFSDMESATYSNRALCHLALKQYKAAARDCTEALRLDGKNVKALYRRAQAYKALEDYKSSFADISSLLQLEPRNGPARKLQQEVNQSLN, from the exons ATGGGCCCCAAGCTCGCAGACTCCGTGGACGAGCTCCGCGCCGCCGGCAACCAGAGCTTCCGCAACGGCCAGTTCGCCGAGGCCACGGTGCTCTACAGCCGCGCGCTGCGGACGCTGCAGGCTCAAG GTGGTTCGAACCCCGAAGAAGAAAGTATCCTCTTCGCTAACCGCGCAGCCTGCCACTTGAAGGATGGCAACTGCAGGGACTGCATCAAAGACTGCACTGC AGCACTGGCCCTGATGCCCTTCAGCATGAAGCCCCTGCTGCGGCGGGCATCGGCCTACGAGGCCCTGGAGAAGTACCCGCTGGCCTATGTGGACTACAGGACGGTGCTGCAGATTGATGACAGTGTGGCGTCGGCCCTGGAAGGCATCAACCG AATGACCAGAGCCCTCGTGGACTCGCTGGGGCCCGAGTGGCGCCTGAAGCTGCCCTCTATCCCCTTGGTGCCTGTCGCAGCTCAGAAGAGGTGGGATTCTGTGCCTTTGGAGTACCACAAAGAGATGGCTaagagaaaattcagagaaaCCACAACTTCCAAGAGCAGAG CGTCTTCTGCTGGGGATGTGGAGAGAGCCAGAGTTCTGAAGGAAGAAGGCAATGAGCTTGTAAAGAAGGGAAACCATAAGAAAGCTATTGAGAAGTACAGTGAAAGCCTCTCCTTTAGTGACATGGAGTCTGCCACATACAGCAACAG AGCGCTCTGCCATCTGGCCCTGAAGCAGTACAAGGCAGCAGCGAGGGACTGCACGGAAGCGCTCCGGCTGGATGGAAAGAACGTGAAGGCCTTGTACCGACGAGCGCAAGCCTACAAGGCCCTCGAG GACTACAAATCCAGCTTTGCAGACATCAGCAGCCTTCTGCAGCTTGAGCCCAGGAATGGCCCTGCCCGGAAGCTGCAGCAGGAAGTTAACCAGAGTTTAAACTAA